The Rufibacter sp. DG15C region CAACCGAGCTTGGTCATCTGGGTTATGAGAGGGAGTCAAATGCGTTTCTTCCAAGGCAATGAATTTCTATAAAAGTAGAAACATTCAGGTAAGGTGCCAATACCAATTCACCATAGCCAACTGGTAATGGCTATACGGATTTTGACAAGGAAGGCTTTTTTGGCCTGTTTTCTGGAAAAGAGGCCAAAAACGAAAAACTCCTGCCCGTTCTGGTTGTAACAAGGCTATTCTTTTTCAGCATCAAATCCCTGCCTCCAAAATCCCAATAGAAAAGGGTTTAGCAAAACACCTTTATTGGCGCCTGGCCTTAAGTAAGCATAGCCTTATAATAGGGAATCTCCCAAAATGGCATATACTCTGTCCAGTTGAGAAAGAAGGAGAAAAAGAAGTGTATCATGGGGGCAGATAGAAAACCCAGAATAAGGTATGACACTGTTTTACGGCTGTTCATCTTTAAGAGAAGAGGTGGCAGCAGCACGTTCATCAGCATGGGTACAGGGTAATAAATCCACCAAGGTAAGCCGAAGTTAGCCCCGTACTTTCCAAATAGCATGCCTACCACCACTACCAACAGGGACAGGACAAAAATCAATTGAAACTTACGTCTGTAGTCTCTTTGCCCTAAAGTCAGCCAGATGACCCAATGGAACAAAGCCAATGACGCAAGAATCATCCAAGGGAAATGCAAATGGAAAGTGTCTTCAATTTCTATCATCTTGCTTTACAGTATAGGTCTCCATACTCTCACTTTTGGCATATGTCTCTTCAATCAAATATTGAATTTATGCTATGTAAAGCTACTCTAAATTTGGAGATACTCCCCTTGATAGCCTTCCTCAATATCATCTTCCCCCATTGAGTTATCTAATAAGGCCATCTGATTTTCAGCGTACCGCTCTATTCACCTGGCCTACAAAATATTTTTCTGGAATCTAGCGTGTGCAAAACATTTCTTACCATTTCAAGTTACATTTGAATCGAGTTAAAAAAAGCCTGTACACTCATTCTACCTGCATTATATTATTCTACAATGGATTCTTATAAGCTTTTGGTCAACCTACCAGACACGGTTGTTTTTCTATCACCAGACCTAACAGTATTGGATGCTACAGATGACTATCTTAAAGCAACCATGACCACCAGAGAGGAGCTTGTCGGGAAAGTCTTTCTCTCTATGTTCCCAGACAATCCCACAGAGCTTGAGTCTATGAACCGGAAACTGGTGCTTGACTCGTTACTGAGGGCCCGTGATACCAAAGCCCCCGACTTCTTACCAACCATTCGGTATGACATTCCAAAGCCAGAAACCAAAGGCGGCGGTTTTGAGGTGCGGTACTGGGAGGCCGTTCACAAGCCTGTATTAGACGCAAATGGGAATGTAGAATACCTTATCCAGAAAACCAGTGATGTGACCCAACGCGAGCGCGCCAAAAAAGCTGCTGAGTTAGAGGAGTTCAAGTACAAGTTTATCATGGATGCGCTGCCACAGCTCATTTATACCACAGACACGCAAGGCAAGGCTACCTTCTTTAACCAACGCTGGTACAGCTATACAGGCACCACTTTAGACGTTATAGAAAAAGGCAACTGGCAAGAATTCATTCACCCAGAGGATTTACCTAAATTCCAGGAGAAAACCGCCACAGCCCAACAAAACGGCACCGAGTTCCAGGCAGAGGTCAGGATAAAAAACAGCCGGGGCGCTTACCGCTGGTTCCTAACGCGCAGCATTCCCATGCGGGATGAGCAGAATGAGATATTACTCTGGGTAGGAAGCTCAGTAGACATCCATGAGACCCGCCAATTGGTGTTGGAGTTGGAGCAGTCTCATGAGCAAATGGTCCTTCTCTCTGACCAGGTACAGTCTGCCTATAGCAAGACCGAGGCAGAGCGCAGAATATTGGAGCGCTTGATCATGAAAGCACCCGTGTTCTTCTGCATTCTAAGGGGGCCTGAGCACCGGTATGAGTTGATCAATGAGAAATACCAAAGCTTAATGCCCAACAAGGACCTGTTAGGAAAATCTGTGGCTGAGGCTTTGCCAGAAGTGGCCGAGCAGGGCTTTGTGAAGATTCTGGACGAGGTGTACACCACAGGGAAGGATTTTGTGGCCGAAGGCATCTCTGTGATGCTGGACCGTTACAACAACGGCCAACCAGAAGAACTGCAACTCACCTTCATCTACCAGGCCATCTATGATGAGCAGCAGAAAATCACCGGCATCATGGTGTGCGGGTATGATCTAGCGGAAGCAGGGAAGAAATCCTCATAATTAAAAGCAGCAAGTAGGTGTCTATACCATCACGCATCCGTTCATACCCAACCCTATGGAGTTAGCTAAACTAGATTTTCAGCAGCTCAGGGTCAAACACATCTTTTTTAAATCAAAGGTGCGGACCGCTATTTATGGCGGAAGCTATGACAGTGGCTTTTTCCAGCATGGCAACCCCGTCACCCAGTGGTTCAACTCAACAGGCGTCTCCTACTTGAACGAGCCCGAGATGCAACAGCTCAACAGATTGCACAAATCCTTTTCTGTGCTGGCCGATGCGTTGATAAAGAAGTACCAAAGCGACCAAATTGACCAGGCCCATGAAGGCCTGGAGGAATTGAATGAAATCTCTGAGAAATTCCTAAGTACCCTTTCTGCGCTGGAAGAGCGGTACGCTTAAATCAATTTCAGATCATTTTAAACCAAGAGAGGCTGCCTAATTAAAATTAGGCAGCCTCTCTTGGTTTATTGGGTCTATGATTCTAGAAGTGTTTGCATTAGGTGCAAACAAAAAAGCCTCTCCACATTATTGTGAAGAGGCTTTTTCAAACTAACCGTGATCCCGCTGGGATTCACATCTTATTCTTATACCCTTTTATCTCAGCCTGAACAGGGTTTTTATCTTCATGTGCCGTAGATGTTACGTAAATTGCAAACTCATTCACCTACATTTGTGACGTAAACATAACAACCAGTGAAAACTTATACCATAAAAGCTATCATTCAGAAGATCAACACCAAAGGGTTAGCACCCCTATCAGTACAGTATACTTACGATAGGAAGAAAATACTTATACCAGTAGGCGTATCAGTACCGCCTTCCCACTTTGACGCCAAGAAGGGAATGATGATACCAAGCAAGCCTAACGCAGTCGATATAAACGATCACATAAGAAAGATAGAGAAGGTTATAGCCTATGTAGCAAACTGCCTTTCGGAGCCTGTTAGAGAGTCTGTAAAGGAAGGATATTATATCAGGTTAGAAGAAGTCAAGCGAGAGGAAGAAGAGTCTGCTCAGAAGTTTAAAAAAGAAAAGCTTAATGCTAAGATAAGTGATGTTATAACACACTTTGACTTCACCGATGCAGTAGAAGAGAAGCAAAAGCATTTAGAGGGTTTGAAGAACGTAAACAAGAAGCTACAGGAGTTCAAAGGCAAAGGACTCTATGAGAATATAGAAGAGCAAGAGCAGTTCATAAAGTACCTCAAGGATTACCCTAACAAGTTCGACAAGAAGCAAGAGGACTATATCAAAAAAGATAACAAACAAAAAGACCAAATTCAATCTTGGGTTAACATCGTTTTAGAGTTCAGCAAAGAGACTAAGACTCCTCTCATTTTCTCTGAAATGAATGACGCTTTTTATACCGCCTATGCAGAGTACTTGCTTTATGTGAAGGATTACTACAACAGTACATTAGGTACTGCCGTGAATCGTTTCAAGACTTTTCTGAACTATGTGCAGGTACAATATAATGTTGTGGTCAATCAAGCCTATAAAAAGTGGGAAAGGCTGGAAGATGAACCACCTGTTGTGTATCTGACAGTAGCAGATTTAAATAAGCTATACCATGAGTATAGAGAGTTGCCTGGTATTACACCTGCTAAAAAGAAGCTGATTGATACTATAGTGTTTCAAAATTTATGCGGATTCAGGTACTCAGATGTCAAAGCTTCTAACTGGACTGTTAAACAGGGTTATTTGATGGGATATCCTAAAAAACAGTATAAACTGAAAGCAGGCAAGAAGATAAAACCCTATATGATTCCATTTGAGTTAGATGAACGCATCGAAGAAATTCTCAAAAGGTATAAGTTTAATATGAATCATTACGCTGAGGCAACATTCAACCGAATGATGAAAGACCTAATGAAGGATTTTTTTGAACGCTATGAGCTTTATCAAGAAGAGGTATCATACGTTAGATATAAATTCCATTCTCCAGTAAAGTTTAAAGCCCCAATGTATAAGCTCTTTTCTTCGCACAGTTGCAGGAAAGGATTTATCAACAAATGGGCAGCTATTCTTGGTGATGATGGTATTATGCAAATGTTAGGAAGTTCATCTATGAAGGAATTACAGCGCTATAAAGACAAGTCGCCAGAAAAGTTACTATCAGATGTAAGAGCAAAATTATATTCTTATAAGAATGCATGAATGAAGAGAGGGTAGCCATCAACTACCCTCTCTTCATTCATGCATAATCCGTCATGACATTTACCGCAATTCAAAAAAGTCTATTTTACCTATCCTCATTTCAGTGCCAGAATAATGCATCCTTCCCATTATTACATTTAGATTTTTATCCGACATGATGATAAACAAACATTATCTATATATTATTTTTTTTATATTGTAAAGTATTTCACGACCTGCTATTCTGCTTAAAATATGCTATTATCTCAAAGCATTCAAGATTTGATCAATAGAAAGACAAGCCGAATATTTTTTGATGATAAATGGATGTCTGTCTATGAGTTGAGTGAAATCTTCGATAGCCTAAGAAAACAGGAGGTAAAGAACGGACTCAATGAAGCAGAATTCTGCATGAGCGCTAAGAGAGAAAATGCATATAATTATATTGAGCGTTATCTCAAGAGTACCAATTACCCAGAAAACCTGATAGGTCAAGTTCAATACAGCAGAGAAAATAAGTTATCGTTAGATAGCTGGAAAGAAAACCAGATATATCAGAGAGCATTACTATTTTATGTAGATCGATTAACGAAAAGGTTATCGCTTTCAGGTTATGAGCTTACACTCGCTACTGCTCCGATCGAGCATGTGCTACGTCTGGTAATAGATTTTAATGAAAATGGTTATGAAACCATAGTGGTACCAAGAAGGCATACCTGGTCGGATGCTAATTTTGACAAATCAAAAATTAAGAAGAAAGCAGATTTCCTTACCATTGGAGACTATTACTGGGATCAGCTAAAGCCATTGGTTGCTGAATATGATGCCTCTGGCAACTTGCTTGGTTACTATTCCGAGTGCTTGGCATCGCCCATTCACAGTGCATTTAAGCACATTCCAGATTATTATTCTTCTCCATATAGCAGGGTGTTCGGGTGTTTTAAACCATACCTAATGAAATCACGCTTGATGTCATTGAAAGTTGTGGATGAATCTTTTTACCCGATGACAATCATAATACCTGAGGTGCAAAAGGTCAGTGCAAACGCAAAGGTAGGCGACACATGCTTTATTCAAGTTTTGGAAACATATCAAAAGGACGGCTTAATTATTGAATATGGTTCCGCTTCAGATGAAGAAACATCTTTCGAAGAATATTTGCTTTGGCAACTAAACAGACACTCCTTCTTAAAACACGAGCTCAAAAAAAACAGGTATTCATACGAACAAATGATAATTCAAAAAGAAGACCCTTCCTTTTTGGAACTATTAAAACAGTATGGTCTTGCGTCTTCTCCACATGAATTAATGTTGCTGAATGAGCGAGAGGGCGAGCAAAACAATGGCATTATCACCAACAAGATTCTTAAGGCACAAAATGCATTATTATATTCCAATCAAATAAATTAAAAATTATGGGGATTTTCGATTTCTTGAAATCTGAACCAATTACTTCGCCATATGGCAGGTTGCAGAAAGTAATGTTTCCTTCAACAAGCCACATTAGATATGAGAATGGTCATGAGGTCATTACACCTGCTACGGATAGTAGTGGACGCCATGTAGGGTGTAAAAGAGGCGTGAAAATAGAGCCTAATATTCAGGGTGGTGATGGATACACAATTACCATTTACAACATGGATGGTAATCATCCAGATTGGGGGAACAATGTCCAGATGGCTCCTAAACAAATGAAGATTATTAAAACTGAGGATAATAAAACTACATTACGTGGTTTTGGATCAGATGCATCTGGCTCCTCTTTCGCTGACTATGGAATAGTGGTTTTCCATAGTGGTAATGACATCGAAAAGATTAGGCTCCAAATGTTGGATAGAGGTATTGAAATAGAATATTTAAAATAAAAATAATCATGTCCGATTTTAATGTGATGAGAGCATCTTTACTTGCCAAAGGCGGGGAGGAAAATATTGCGAATGAAAAGTATAAAGAAGCAGTTGAAAACATTCTTGGATATTTTCAACTGAGAAACGAATTAGGGCTTAATGAGATAAGTTATCTGGATCAGCCCTGTTATTTCAATCTGGCAGCAGGGTACTTTCACTTGGGAAACCATGCTCAAGCGCTTTCGTATCTCGACCGTTTTGTGAAAAATGACAACAAGAACATACAAGCGTTGAAATTGCGCATGCAGGTAAATATGGAATTAGATCTTTTGGGCGATGCCATAAGAGATATTGATATGACATTATTATTAGATCCAAACGATGAAGAATTGCTCATGAACAAAGGCATTTGTTGCATTCGAAATGGAAATGCAGCAAATGCAAAGGATGCGTTTATAAAGGCTAAAAGCTTGGGAAATAAAGATGCGCAGTTCTATATCGACAAGTATTGCTAAAATAAAAAAAGGCGGGATATCTTTCCGCCTTTTTTTATTTTGTCTTCTTTGCTTGCGATTTACTTACCCTTCTTCCAAATTGGTAGTCCATATTTATAATAGAAACCGATCATTAGGAAGCTTTGCTATTATTATCTCTTATTTTTACAATCTCTTTTATTAGGTCATCTGAGTTTCTGGATCTTAAAACTACATTTTTTCTAATTTCTTGTAGACTGCTTCGGTTATTGATATACTCTAACGTATACCCTTCATAATCCTTTGTGTGAATCCAAAGGCTAAGATTTTTATTTACTAATAAATGTTGAGAATTATCATATTGAAATCCATAATCATCAAAGTCTTTTGTAAACATAGTAGCTCGCTTTTTCCTTACGAGAGTCTTTAAGTCTCTAAGAGGTAGCTCGTTCAGTTCTTTAACATAACTTCTGATGGTTTGTTTTTCTTCCTTCGTAAAAGTATATCCTATCGATCCCATCTTAATCCAGAATAAGTCTCGATCAATTCCCAATCGACTGTATAGTTTTGAATACTGAAGCTTTGTTAAGTTATTCAGCCTTGGGCTAATTTCACCTTTAAAGGACTTACCTTCAATTACGTCTATTATTTCATCTTTGAAAAGCTCTCCGTACTTTGGATTTCTACTAATATCGAGAGGTTCTAACTGATACCATTGCTCTTTCCATTTAAAAAAGTAACAAGATGGGAAGGGAAAGCAAGCACTTGTGCGTACTAAATAGAAGGTAATTATCTCTCCACCGACAGTTTTAAAATCAAAAACTTCGTCTTTGGTATGAGAATCGAAAAATCTATCATCTTTTTCAGCAAGTTCAATATCCCAATCCTCATTTTGTGTACCTATTATTATCATTATTAGATTTTGCCAAAAATAAATTTATATTAATTATACTATATGTCTATTTCGTAGTTGATAGTCTTTTCATTTGCTACGAAATATAAGAACTATTCCTAAATCAGTTGCAAACTATACTGACATACACTCTTTAACCTTACTAATAGTAGACATCCCGCATCTACACAGTCTTTTAATTTCCGAGTAGCTCATACCTTGCCCTATGTACTTCTGAATGTCCTTATGTTTAGCCAAAAATTTATTATTGCTTTCAATTGTGCCGAACAGCCTGCCAGTGTGTAAGCCTTTACGCTTACGTTCTTGGATGCCACTTTTGATTCGTGCTGAAAGTTGTTCAGACTCAAGCCTCGCCAAGTCAGAGACAATCGTGACTATAAGTTTGGAGAAAATATCATCAGTAGGAATACCTGCATTTAGTGTAATGTTTAAGTTATGTATATAAAGCTTTATCCGCTGCTCTTCCAGTTGCTTAAGT contains the following coding sequences:
- a CDS encoding PAS domain-containing protein, whose protein sequence is MDSYKLLVNLPDTVVFLSPDLTVLDATDDYLKATMTTREELVGKVFLSMFPDNPTELESMNRKLVLDSLLRARDTKAPDFLPTIRYDIPKPETKGGGFEVRYWEAVHKPVLDANGNVEYLIQKTSDVTQRERAKKAAELEEFKYKFIMDALPQLIYTTDTQGKATFFNQRWYSYTGTTLDVIEKGNWQEFIHPEDLPKFQEKTATAQQNGTEFQAEVRIKNSRGAYRWFLTRSIPMRDEQNEILLWVGSSVDIHETRQLVLELEQSHEQMVLLSDQVQSAYSKTEAERRILERLIMKAPVFFCILRGPEHRYELINEKYQSLMPNKDLLGKSVAEALPEVAEQGFVKILDEVYTTGKDFVAEGISVMLDRYNNGQPEELQLTFIYQAIYDEQQKITGIMVCGYDLAEAGKKSS
- a CDS encoding Arm DNA-binding domain-containing protein: MKTYTIKAIIQKINTKGLAPLSVQYTYDRKKILIPVGVSVPPSHFDAKKGMMIPSKPNAVDINDHIRKIEKVIAYVANCLSEPVRESVKEGYYIRLEEVKREEEESAQKFKKEKLNAKISDVITHFDFTDAVEEKQKHLEGLKNVNKKLQEFKGKGLYENIEEQEQFIKYLKDYPNKFDKKQEDYIKKDNKQKDQIQSWVNIVLEFSKETKTPLIFSEMNDAFYTAYAEYLLYVKDYYNSTLGTAVNRFKTFLNYVQVQYNVVVNQAYKKWERLEDEPPVVYLTVADLNKLYHEYRELPGITPAKKKLIDTIVFQNLCGFRYSDVKASNWTVKQGYLMGYPKKQYKLKAGKKIKPYMIPFELDERIEEILKRYKFNMNHYAEATFNRMMKDLMKDFFERYELYQEEVSYVRYKFHSPVKFKAPMYKLFSSHSCRKGFINKWAAILGDDGIMQMLGSSSMKELQRYKDKSPEKLLSDVRAKLYSYKNA
- a CDS encoding tetratricopeptide repeat protein; its protein translation is MSDFNVMRASLLAKGGEENIANEKYKEAVENILGYFQLRNELGLNEISYLDQPCYFNLAAGYFHLGNHAQALSYLDRFVKNDNKNIQALKLRMQVNMELDLLGDAIRDIDMTLLLDPNDEELLMNKGICCIRNGNAANAKDAFIKAKSLGNKDAQFYIDKYC
- a CDS encoding recombinase family protein; protein product: MKNMESVIYTRVSTQEQSTLRQVNDLKKVNNFHVVKIFSEKISGFSKKMEDRLQLQAMLRYVKENKVAAIMVHEISRLGRNTHETLTLLKQLEEQRIKLYIHNLNITLNAGIPTDDIFSKLIVTIVSDLARLESEQLSARIKSGIQERKRKGLHTGRLFGTIESNNKFLAKHKDIQKYIGQGMSYSEIKRLCRCGMSTISKVKECMSV